The genomic stretch TGCGCGCGCGCACGGAGGGCAGCAGCGGCGCCAGCTCGCCACCGAGCCCCCGGGGAAAGGTGTCCACGACGAACAGGTCAGGGCGCACGTCCGCCAGGCACTGCTCCACCACTTCGCCCACGGCCTCGCGCCCCAGTGCGGGGTTGAGCCGGAACACCTCGACACCGGTGCCCAGCACGTCCTCCAGCGGGAGCCCGCTCGCGAACGGGCTGTTGGTGAGCAGGACGACGGAGTGCCCGCGGCGAGAGGCCGCACGCGCCAGCGCGGAGGCACGGGTCAGGTGCCCCATGCCGCCTCCCAGCGCATAGACGAGCCAACGGCCAGCCATCAGCTCCCGCCCATGTCCTCCTCGAAGGAGGCGTCGTCCTCGTGGCGGAGGCTCTCGCCGTCAGCCTCGGTGAAATCGTTGGTGTCGTGGGCCCTGCCGCTCCCCGACGAGGCGGCGGCGCCGTAGTACCCGTAGTTGTCGTAGTAGTAGCTCGGGTGGTCCTCGTCCACGCCGTTCCGGTCCCCCGTGTAGTCCTCGTGTTGCCGCGCGCACGTCGCGCAGAGCATCTCCGCGCCCATGGACGTCACGTGCTGCTCACACAGCGGCATCGCGCACCGCATGCACGTCATGGCAGCGGGGTTCCCGCAGCCATGGGAGAAGAGGAATCCCACGTTCTCCTGGCAGACCAATCCACTCATGGCTGGGCCAGCTCCTGGGACGGCGGCGCCTGGAGGTGGAAGAGCAGCGCCATGCGCAGCGGCAGCTCCAGCGCCTCGAAAGCGAGACACGCGGCGGCCTCCGCCGCCAGCAGCGACTTGGTGGCGAGCAACGTGCGCCCCTGCGCATCACGCAGGGACACCTTGCCCTCGCGCACCTTCACGCGGGCCACGTCCGCGCCAGCGCCGTCCTGGATGCGAGCACCGTCGTCCTCCGGCCACACGGAGTATAGGAGCGTGCCCTTCATGTCGTTGAGGCGCCAGCCCGGCCCCTGCCGCGCGAGCGTGAACAGCACCTGCCGCTGCTCACCGTCCCGCACGGTGAGCGCCCCGCCCGCGGAGCCGACGACATATCCCAGCGCCACGTCATCCGGGCCAGAGACCTTCAGCGACGCGCCCTTCCACTTGTAACGCGCCAGCTCGCGCTCCTCGCCATCCACCAGCTTGGCGCCGTCATCCTTCGGCTTGAGGGAGAAGCGCTCGCGGTCGGCGTCGTCCTTGAACTTGAGCTTGCCCTCGAGGCCCTTCACGTCCGCGGCGGCGACGGGGGCGCCAACGGCCTCCTGAGCGCGGACGGCTTGCGGCGCCTCGGCGTCACCGGACTTGGAGCACCCGGCGGCGCCCGTGAGCGCGACCAGGGAACAACAGAGAAGGAACCGGCCCATGCCCATCATCACGAAGCCTTCGCCTGCTGACGCAGTTGTCTGGAGGAGTTGAGGACCTGGTAGAGGCTCAGCAGCATCATCACCACCGTCTTCGGCGCATCCACCGCGTTCCCCTGGACGTTGGGCCCGGCATCCCAGTCCTTCTCCACGAGGGTGCGCAGGAACATCCGGTCCTCGCCCAACTGAAGCTTGTCCACGGCGACGTCCTCCGGCAGGCGCATCGCCTGACGGGCCTCCGGCTCGAGCAGCGCCAGTCCCTGATGACGCTCCGCCTTCACGCGCAATTGGACCTGGAGCAGCGCCCAGCTGTCCTGCCGGTGCTTCGTCTTGTACTTGCCGCTGATGCTGCGCCGGGTACGCGACCGCTTCATGAGCCGCTGCACCATGGCGATGCGCAGGTGCGTGCCGTCCAGCAGCCGCGTCCGGAGGGTGAACCACGGGTCACCGAAGTTCTCCGCGTTCCAGCCGCTGGGCGTGGTGTGCTTGCCGAGCAGCTTCTCCGGGCTGTCCACGGGCGTGAAGTCGAGCTCCAGCCTCACCGGCGCGTCAGGGCCGATGTCACGACGCAGCCGATGGATGACCTGAGCGGCCAGCGTGTACCGCCGGTTCTCCAGGTCCAGGCGCCGGAAGCGAAGGTACACGACGAAGCACCCCACGGTCCCCGCGAGCAGCACGAGGCCCAACCACAGGGTGAGCCGCAGCGCGAGTGCGTCCTCGAGCCCCTCATGCAGCGTCATCCGGTAGATGAAGACGACGACGGTGGCGGCCAGACACACCCAGGCCGACTGCCGCCAGTTCCGCCGCGACTGCTCCACATCCATGTCCAGGAGGCGCAGCCGCTCGAGGTCGTCCCGCAGCTCCCGGATGGGTCCGCTGCACCTGTAGACGCGTTCCTTGCGGAAGCGGTCGATGTTGAATGCCACGGCGAGTCGCGCCCCCTCGGCGGAACGAAAGAAGGGGAAGCGTAAGGGGCCGTGCCGTAGGGGTCAAACCCTCCTGTTTGCCGGCCCGGCCGAGCCGCGATAGCAACGCGAGTGTGTCTCCCCCTCCCGGCACCGGCATCGTCTACGCGTCGTTCGACCGCTTCCCTTCGCCCAAGGGCGCCGCGGTGCACATCCGGGCCTTCGTGGAGTCACTGGGCGCGGCCTTTGGCCGAGTCGACCTGGTCGCGCTCCGGGACAACTCCGCCGCGCCCACCGGGCCGCTCGCGCTGGCGGAGGGCGTGACGTACCACCCGCTGGAATCACGCGGGAAGGACCTGATGGCCCAGGCCCTGTCGTTCCGCTCGCACCTGGCGGCATGGTGGCGCGACAGGCCGCGAGCCTCCGTCGTGCACGTGCGCTCCATCTTCGAAGGCTACCCCGTCGCCTGCCGGAAGGAAGCGCTGACGGACGCGCTCGTCTTCGAGGTGAACGGCCTGCCCTCCATCGAGCTGAAGTATCACTACCCGGACGTGGCGGATGACGCGGAGCTCTTGCGCAAGCTGGTGGCGCAGGAGGACGTCTGTCTCTCGCGCGCGGACCTGGTGGTGACCCCGAGCGAGGTGACGGCGGAGTACCTCGTGACGACACGAGGCGTGGATGCCTCCCGGGTGCGGGTGATTCCGAACGGCGCCGACCTGGAGGTGTTCCGGTACGCGCCGCCGCGCCCGATGGAGCCCGGGCGCCCCGTGCGACTGCTGTACAGCGGGACGATGACGTCCTGGCAGGGTGTGCACCATGCCATCGAGGCCTGCCGGTTGCTGCGGCGGGACATGCCCACGGTGCTGACGCTGGTGGGCCCGCTGCGCCGGCACACGCGACGGGCGCTGATGGACCGGTGCGGTGACCTGCTGCTGGAGGGCGCCGTGGAGTTGCTGGAGCCCCTGCCCCAGGCGGAGCTGGCGGCGCTGCACCATGCCTGCGACGTGGTGCTGGTGCCCCTGCCCTTCAACGACCGCAACTGTGTGCAGGGCTGCTGCCCACTGAAGCTGCTGGAGGCCATGGCCACCGGGACGCCCGTGGTGGCCAGCAACCTCCCCGTGGTGAGCACCCTGGCCGCGCCGGACGAGGTGATGCTGATACGGCCGGGCTCGGCGAAGGCGATTGCTGAAGCGGTGAGGGTCCTGCGGGAGGACCCCACCCTGGGCCGCGCGATGAGCGCGAAGGCACGGGCGCGAGTGGAGCGCGACTTCCCATGGAGCCGCGCGGGCGAAGCCCTGGTGAGCGCCTACGAAGAGCGGCTCGGGATGGCGCGGGCCAGCACGCGACGGAGCACCTCTGCCTCCGCGTGCGCCTGAAAGCGCTCCTCGATGCGCTGACGGGCGGCGGCGCCCATCGCGGCGCGCTGTTCGAGCGGCAGGGAGAGCACGTCCAGGCACGCCTGCCCCAGGTGATTGAGCAGGGCCTTGGAGACGAGGAAGCCGTTGCGTCCGGCGTCCACGGCCTCGGGGATGCCGCCAGCGTCGCTGGCGATGACGGGCCGGGCGCAGGCCATGGCCTCCAGCAAGGCGTTGGGCATGCCCTCCCATAGCGACGGCTGGAGGTAGACGTCACACAGGCGCAGGTGCGCGGCGATGGCCTGCGGTGTGTCCAGCGGTCCGGAGATGAGGATGCGCGCGGCGTCCTCGGGATGCTCGGCGCGGAAGGCGACCAGGTGCTCGGCGTCGCGCGGCCGCACCTCGCCGATGACGAGCAGGCACGCGGGCCGGACGCGGCGCACCTCGGTGAGGGCGGAGAGCAGGAAGGGCAGGCCCTTCTTGTGCCGGAGCTCACCGGAGAAGCCGAGCACGGCTTCGTCGGGCGCGATGCCCAACCGCTCTCGGAGCGCCGGGTCCGCGGGACCGGGGGAGAAGATGCCGGTGTCGACGGCGTTGGGGATGACCTCCACGGTTTCGTCCCGTCCCAGGAGCATGCACATCTTCCGGCCCAGGTCCGCGGAGGCCGCGGTGAGGACGCGGGCACGCTGCAGCGTCCACAGCAGACGCGCGAAGTCGCCCGGGGGGAACATGAGCTGGTCCACGTCGTTGCCCCGGGCGCTGACGGTGGAGGCAATGCCCACGGACTCGGCGAAGGCGACGGCGAGGAACCCGGGCGGAGACAGGTAGTGACCCCACACCAGGTCATAGCGTTGCTTCGCGTGCAGGTAGCCGAGCACGTCGAGCGTGTGCTGCATGGACAGGTCCGTGCTGCCGAACAGCCCCAGCCGGTGGAGCGTCACACCCCGCGCGAAGGGTGAGACGTCCCCGGCGTCCTCCACCGTCTGGAGCGCGCCTGGCGCCGCCGTGCGCGTCCAGGCCAGCACGTCCACCCGGGCGCCCAGCTTCACCAGCGAGCCCGCGGTGCGCGCGCCACTGCGGGCCAGGCCGCCGATGTCGGGAGGAAAGCGTTCAGCGATGAGGAGGACGCGCGGGCTGGCGGACATGGCCGAGCAACGCTACCTCCATCACGCGCCATCGCCACCCGCAACCTGGGCCTGGAGCCGGCCCAACAGGCGCGCGGCTGTCTTGCGTGAGGCGCCCAGGAGCACGGCCACCGCCCCCCTGGGGGTGTCCCCTCACTGCCCGAAGCCCCCTAGCGCCGTACGGCTGAAGCTCGCGGCACCCTGACTCACCCGCGCGGCGGACTGGCTGAACACCTGGAACGCCGCGCGAATCTCCTGTGCGCTTTGTCCCGGCGTGAGAATCCACTTGTCGTCGATGCCCATCTCGCGGAACACGCGCCGGAAGTCCGTGCTCCCGTCGTTGATGCCCATCGCCGCGACGATGTGATTCTCCGCGCGCTTCAGGTCATTCACCAGCGCCGCCACGTCCTTTGCCTTCGCCGACGTCGAGTGCTGGTCCGAGCCATCCGTAATCAACAGCGTCACTGTCCGCACCGGCACGCCGTTGGCGCTGAACTCCTGCGCCTTCGCCAGCACCGTGCCCAGCAGCACCACCGACTGGTCGTACAGCGGCGTGCCATGGTCCGCCCGGTAGTTCCTGGCATGCATCCGCACCACGTCCTCCACCGGCCGGTACGGGTTCAGCACGAACCCGTTGAGGTAGCGCGTGTGGAAGAGGACGCCGTCCTTCTGCTTGCTCGCCAGCAGCGCGTCCAGCACCAGGTTGTGCCCGTCACACACCGTCTTCGAATGCCCGGAGTAGTCGATGCTCCCCGAGTCATCCGGCATCACCGTCACCAGCACCACCTCGCTGGACTGCACGTCCTCCACGCAGACGCCGAGCCCCGCCTGAATCTGCGCGCCCAGGTCCACCACCGTCAGTGCCTGCAGCCCCGCCGGGCTCAGCACACCCTCCGCGTGTGCGTCATCGAAGAGCTTCCGGATGCCACTGCCATTCGCCTTGCTGCTCATGTCCCGTGCTCCTTCTCCCTCTCTCGAGGGCAGGGCTCCGCCTGTCCCGCGCGTGCGAGCGCAGGCGAAGCGATTGCGGTGTGTCGTCACGCCTCGCGCCGCGAGGCTCAGGCGATGCGCAGGTCCGGCCAGCTCGCCAGCGGGTCCGTGGACTTCACCAAGTGCATCCCCGCGTCCGCGAAGCGCTTCAGCGACGCCTCCGCCTGTGGGGTGAAGTCCGCCGCGAAGCCGCCCTTGCCGTCCGGCACCGTCACCGACGACATGCAGTCCGTCAGCAGGTACACCTTGCGAGCCAGCGCCGCGTCCTGCGCGACAATCTCCCCGAGCAGGTCGTCGATGGAGCTCTTCACGCAGTGGCTCGCCGCCTGCCCTGCGATCACCACCGCGTCCGCGGTGAGCAGCGTCTTGAGGAACTGGGTATTGCGCTGCGCCAAGGGCTGACCGTCATGCCGCCCCAGCACCTCCGGGCGCAGCACCGAGTAATTCTCCGTCAGCGGATTGCCGCCCTTCACCTCCGCCCACGACTGCATGCCACGCGCGAAGGAGTGGAACAGCCGCGCCTCCTGCACCACACCCGCCAGCGCGTGTCCGTCGCTTCCCAGCAGGCAGTGCGGCGGCCACAGGTACAGCGTGTACTTGCCCGCCCGCTCCAACTCCTCGCAGTAGTACTTCACCTGCTTGAGCAGCCAGGGGTAGTTGCCACCGCACAGCCACTTCGCCATCGCGGGGTTGGGCCGCGCCTGCCCACGCTCAATCTGCTCGCGCGTCACCTCGCGGTAAGGCGTCAGCGGCTGGTCGTCCTGGTCCACCCAGAAGGACGGGAAGAAAATCTGGTACGCGAAGTGGGTATCGAGCGTCGCCGTCACGTTCGTCAGCGAGCCCAGGTTGCGGTAGATGAACTCCGCGATGCGACGGCTGTCATCCACCGCGCCGCGCCCGCTGCGGCCCGCCACGAAGAGCGAGCCCTCCGGGAAGCAGAAGTCCTTCTGCACGTCGATGAGCAACAGGTGCAGGTTGAACGCGTCCGTCGCCGACATGGAGACGTCATTCGCCGCGCGCCAGCGCTGGGCCTCCACCTGGAGCTTCCCCGCGTCAGGGCTGTATCCGAACTGCCCGGCATGGGCCGCGTCGTAGAACCTCGGAAGCGGAAGCGCCTTCACTTGCGTCTTCATCGTCCTACCTCCTGTGAGGCGTGGAGGCACCCGCTCCACGCGGTTGTGAGAAGTCCCTTCAGTTCATTCGCAGCACGGTGATGTCCTGCCGCCCCACCACCGCCAGCCCCTGCCGCACGAGGAAGAGCGAGCAACCCGCGTCCACGAAGGGCTCGGCATCCGGGAACTCGCGCGCCGCCTCCAGGCGGCCCTGCCGAAGCTCCACACGGGTGAGCCCCGCATCGGTGGCGCAGAACAGCGCGTCGCCCGCCGCGCACCGTCCACGCGGCGCGTTGCCCAGCCACGAGCCGTCACCGGCCTCCGCCACCGCGCTCGCACGCACGGCCCCGTCAGCGCCCACCACCACGCAGTGATGCAGCGTGCGCCCACCGGCTTCCTCCACCAGGAACAGCCACGCGGAGGACCCATCGAAGACACAGTCCACGTCCACGAGCTTTCCCATGGGCCAGGGGAGCGACAGTCCATCCTTCAAGCCCAGGCGTTCCGCATCGAAGACGAAGGCGCCGCGCAGGCCACCCGCGCGATGGAAGCCCAACCCGAAGCGTGGCCCCACGAAGAGCCGCGTCTGTCCTTCGAGCACCGCGCCCACGTGCTCCGGCCCATACGCACCGTCCCGCCACAGCCCGCCGCCCACGGCCCAGTACCGGTGCCGCGCGTTGGTGGCGAAAGCGGACTGGCCCTCCGGCGCATCCACGCCCATGCGGTCCGGAGGCCGGCCGGGCGCCAGCACCGCCACCTCACCGCCCCGGCCCACCAGCGTCACGTCCCCTTGCAATGCCCAGCGCAGCGACGGGTCCAGCGCCCCGCGCAACACGACGCGTCCGTCCTCGCGCCGGTACGCGCCATCCGCGTGGTAGAGCCAGCGAAGGACGCCCGCCTCGTTGCTCGCGTGCACCAGCACGCCTCGCGTGGAGAACAACCGCGTCGCCGTCACCTGGCCTCGGACCGACGACACCGGCGTGGCGGCCGCGGTGGCGTGAGGCTGGCACGTCGGGCAGGCCGCTCGCGCATGCTCCACGCCGCACGACGCGCAGGAGGTGAAGCGCAGTCCTTCCAGCAGCGGATGCGGAAAGGCCCCGCGAAGGTCCTCCACGAAGACGCGGTGCAGGTGGTGCAGCACGTCGTCCGGCAAGGTCGCCAATGGCAGCGCGGGCTTCGGATACTGCACTTCTGGATGGAACACGGTGATGCGCTGGAGCACCCGGCCCGCGGAGGTCGTCCGCGCGGCCGCGCTCTTGGGCTTGTAGACGCCTCCGTGCGGCCCCACGCACAGCAGCGACTGCATCACCGCGACGGCATAGGCATACCAATCACTCTCAATGGACGCTGGCCGGCTGGGAACCAGCCCTTGCGTTCCCGTGCTCCCGAGCCGCAGCGGGTCGAGGAAACGCTCCGTGAACACCGGACAGAGGAACCCTCCGAACTGGAAGCTGTCCGCGTCGATGAGGTACGCCTCCGACACCCCCGCCACGAGCACGTTGAGGTCGTTGAAGTCCCCCACCACCACGCCCGACGCGTGCACCGCGTCGAGCGTCCGATGCAGCTCGCGCAGCATGTCCACCACCCGCCCCGACGCCGCGCCTGCCCTGCGGAACGACGGCTCTCCGAAGCGCCGCAAGGGCTCCACGCCGTCCAGCTTGCGCATGGCGTAGCCCAGGACCTCGCGCGCCTTCTTGTCCGTCGCCAAGGCCTGGGGCACCACCACGCGGCCGGGAAGTCCTGCCGGGAAGACGCGCAGCTTGCGCTGGTGCTCGTCCAACCGGACGCGCGCCGCGGCCTGCTCCGCGGGCAGGCCCGTGTAGTCGGGGTGCTCGGGTGGCTTGAACACCTTGAGGGCGCGGCCATCTCCCAGGTCGAATACGTCCGCCTCGCCGCCCTTGCCCAGCGCTCGGGCGGGGTTCAGCCGCACCTTCTTGCCTTCGAGCCAGACGTCCATGGCCTCACGCCCTCCCCATGCGGCGGCGCAGCACCACCAGCGTGGTGTCATCCGGCAGCAGGCCCGGAGTTCGCGACAGTTGCTGGGAGGCGAAGTCCGCGCGCACGGCTTCTCGGTTGAGCAAGGCCAACCGGCGGCGCAGGGCATCCGGGTTGGCGAAGTACCGGTCCTCCGTCCAGAGCCGCGACAGCGGCCCGACGAGTTCGTCCCGCGCTGGCATGCGTGTGGTGGCCAGCCGCTCCAGGTCCGCTACACCGTCGGTGCCCAGCAGCAGCGCGTGGACGTCCTCCGTGGGCACCAGGGCCCGCGGGGTCAGCGCGACGTCCTCTCCGTGCATCAACGCATAGGCGAGATACGGCGGCGCGTTCCCCGGAAATGGCCCGAGTGGATGCACCTCGCCATTGAGCGCCCACACGCCGTCTCCCGCGGAGAAGACGAGCGTCAGCGAGGGCGTCACCACCGCGCCCACCACGGTGAAGAGGAAGTCCCCCATCACCTCCCGCCCCAGGTCCGCCCGGAGCTCACTGAGCAGACACAACACGTCCTCACGAAGTCCTGGCAGGAAGGTGGGCTCATCCACGCGCTCACCGTCCGCGAGCCGCACCAGCGCGGCCCGCGCCAATCTGCGCGCGCCCAGCTGTGCGCCCAGCTCACTGCAGGGCTGGCTGCCACAGCCGTCCGTCACCACGGCCACCAGGCCATGCTCACTGGCGCGGATGCACAGCGCATCCTGGTTGTTGCGACCCGCTCGGGCGTGCTCCCGGCCCAGCACCGAGGCAGCGGCGATGTCGAAGGGCAGTGCGGACATGGCTCTCCCGTGGCCTTGAAAGGGCACGTGCGGCGAGACAGGCGGCGATACGGCGGCACACTTCGACCCGTGGAC from Myxococcus xanthus encodes the following:
- a CDS encoding glycosyltransferase family 4 protein, producing MSPPPGTGIVYASFDRFPSPKGAAVHIRAFVESLGAAFGRVDLVALRDNSAAPTGPLALAEGVTYHPLESRGKDLMAQALSFRSHLAAWWRDRPRASVVHVRSIFEGYPVACRKEALTDALVFEVNGLPSIELKYHYPDVADDAELLRKLVAQEDVCLSRADLVVTPSEVTAEYLVTTRGVDASRVRVIPNGADLEVFRYAPPRPMEPGRPVRLLYSGTMTSWQGVHHAIEACRLLRRDMPTVLTLVGPLRRHTRRALMDRCGDLLLEGAVELLEPLPQAELAALHHACDVVLVPLPFNDRNCVQGCCPLKLLEAMATGTPVVASNLPVVSTLAAPDEVMLIRPGSAKAIAEAVRVLREDPTLGRAMSAKARARVERDFPWSRAGEALVSAYEERLGMARASTRRSTSASACA
- a CDS encoding glycosyltransferase, with the translated sequence MSASPRVLLIAERFPPDIGGLARSGARTAGSLVKLGARVDVLAWTRTAAPGALQTVEDAGDVSPFARGVTLHRLGLFGSTDLSMQHTLDVLGYLHAKQRYDLVWGHYLSPPGFLAVAFAESVGIASTVSARGNDVDQLMFPPGDFARLLWTLQRARVLTAASADLGRKMCMLLGRDETVEVIPNAVDTGIFSPGPADPALRERLGIAPDEAVLGFSGELRHKKGLPFLLSALTEVRRVRPACLLVIGEVRPRDAEHLVAFRAEHPEDAARILISGPLDTPQAIAAHLRLCDVYLQPSLWEGMPNALLEAMACARPVIASDAGGIPEAVDAGRNGFLVSKALLNHLGQACLDVLSLPLEQRAAMGAAARQRIEERFQAHAEAEVLRRVLARAIPSRSS
- a CDS encoding nicotinamidase, with amino-acid sequence MKTQVKALPLPRFYDAAHAGQFGYSPDAGKLQVEAQRWRAANDVSMSATDAFNLHLLLIDVQKDFCFPEGSLFVAGRSGRGAVDDSRRIAEFIYRNLGSLTNVTATLDTHFAYQIFFPSFWVDQDDQPLTPYREVTREQIERGQARPNPAMAKWLCGGNYPWLLKQVKYYCEELERAGKYTLYLWPPHCLLGSDGHALAGVVQEARLFHSFARGMQSWAEVKGGNPLTENYSVLRPEVLGRHDGQPLAQRNTQFLKTLLTADAVVIAGQAASHCVKSSIDDLLGEIVAQDAALARKVYLLTDCMSSVTVPDGKGGFAADFTPQAEASLKRFADAGMHLVKSTDPLASWPDLRIA
- a CDS encoding protein phosphatase 2C domain-containing protein, with the translated sequence MSALPFDIAAASVLGREHARAGRNNQDALCIRASEHGLVAVVTDGCGSQPCSELGAQLGARRLARAALVRLADGERVDEPTFLPGLREDVLCLLSELRADLGREVMGDFLFTVVGAVVTPSLTLVFSAGDGVWALNGEVHPLGPFPGNAPPYLAYALMHGEDVALTPRALVPTEDVHALLLGTDGVADLERLATTRMPARDELVGPLSRLWTEDRYFANPDALRRRLALLNREAVRADFASQQLSRTPGLLPDDTTLVVLRRRMGRA